One window of Leptotrichia hongkongensis genomic DNA carries:
- the rpsS gene encoding 30S ribosomal protein S19 — MSRSLKKGPFVDAYLLEKIEALGGKKQVIKTWSRRSTIFPQFIGHTFAVYNGKKHIPVYVTEEMVGHKLGEFAPTRTFYGHGKDAKKGKK, encoded by the coding sequence ATGTCTCGTTCATTAAAAAAAGGACCTTTTGTTGATGCGTATTTATTAGAAAAAATAGAAGCATTAGGAGGTAAAAAACAAGTTATTAAAACATGGTCTAGAAGATCAACTATATTCCCTCAATTTATTGGACATACTTTTGCAGTATATAACGGTAAAAAACATATTCCTGTATATGTAACTGAGGAAATGGTTGGACATAAGTTAGGTGAATTTGCGCCAACTAGAACTTTCTATGGACATGGAAAAGATGCTAAAAAAGGTAAAAAATAG